One segment of Curtobacterium poinsettiae DNA contains the following:
- a CDS encoding DivIVA domain-containing protein encodes MALTPEDVVNKRFQPTKFREGYDQDEVDDFLDEVVVELRRLAAENDELRQRLQAAESAPQPTQAEQPAPAAVPEPTPAPVEAAPEPAPVAAAAPTTTVPADEDTEGTTNLLTLARRLHEEHVREGIEKRDALIAEGTAQAARLVSEAEAKQRQIIADTENTNRQRVAVLEQEQRQLEGKIDELRTFERDYRAQLKSYIQGQLSELDSSGEQSGLTPAPASAQGFGN; translated from the coding sequence ATGGCTTTGACGCCGGAAGACGTAGTCAACAAGCGGTTCCAGCCGACGAAGTTCCGCGAGGGCTACGACCAGGACGAGGTCGACGACTTCCTCGACGAGGTCGTGGTCGAGCTCCGTCGCCTGGCCGCGGAGAACGACGAGCTCCGCCAGCGCCTGCAGGCGGCCGAGTCGGCCCCGCAGCCGACGCAGGCCGAGCAGCCCGCTCCCGCCGCCGTGCCGGAGCCCACCCCGGCCCCGGTCGAGGCAGCACCGGAGCCCGCTCCGGTCGCCGCGGCGGCGCCGACCACCACGGTCCCCGCCGACGAGGACACCGAGGGCACCACGAACCTCCTGACCCTGGCGCGTCGTCTCCACGAGGAGCACGTCCGCGAGGGCATCGAGAAGCGCGACGCGCTCATCGCCGAGGGCACGGCCCAGGCCGCTCGCCTGGTCTCCGAGGCCGAGGCGAAGCAGCGACAGATCATCGCCGACACCGAGAACACGAACCGTCAGCGTGTCGCGGTGCTCGAGCAGGAGCAGCGCCAGCTCGAGGGCAAGATCGACGAGCTCCGGACCTTCGAGCGCGACTACCGTGCGCAGCTCAAGAGCTACATCCAGGGGCAGCTCTCCGAGCTCGACTCCTCGGGCGAGCAGTCCGGTCTCACCCCGGCGCCGGCTTCGGCGCAGGGCTTCGGCAACTGA
- the lspA gene encoding signal peptidase II — translation MSRPASRAKVSVRAIAALAFAAVVVVAFDQVAKTLVVANLPYGTPVPVLGGALQFLYVRNPGAAFSFAVNMTWVFSVISAAVVVAIIVYSRRIRSMWWAVVLGMLLGGAMGNLLDRLFREPGFGRGHVVDFISTPWMMPAIYNVADSFICISMVVFVLLVILGVNLDGTRTLSAKRQAQVDAAEPLDSGAAFSSADAALDEPTRASRPEDRDRRDTLGHDAT, via the coding sequence TTGTCGCGACCAGCATCACGAGCGAAGGTCAGTGTCCGCGCGATCGCGGCACTGGCCTTCGCCGCTGTCGTGGTGGTGGCGTTCGACCAGGTCGCCAAGACGCTGGTCGTCGCGAACCTGCCGTACGGCACCCCCGTCCCGGTCCTCGGCGGGGCGTTGCAGTTCCTGTACGTCCGGAACCCGGGGGCTGCGTTCTCGTTCGCGGTGAACATGACCTGGGTGTTCTCGGTCATCTCGGCCGCGGTCGTCGTCGCGATCATCGTGTACTCGCGTCGCATCCGGTCGATGTGGTGGGCCGTCGTGCTCGGCATGCTGCTCGGCGGCGCGATGGGCAACCTGCTCGACCGGCTCTTCCGTGAGCCCGGCTTCGGACGGGGCCACGTCGTCGACTTCATCTCGACGCCGTGGATGATGCCGGCGATCTACAACGTCGCCGACTCCTTCATCTGCATCAGCATGGTGGTCTTCGTGCTGCTGGTGATCCTCGGGGTGAACCTCGACGGCACCCGCACGCTCTCGGCCAAGCGCCAGGCGCAGGTCGACGCGGCGGAGCCGCTCGACAGCGGGGCCGCGTTCTCGTCGGCCGATGCCGCTCTCGACGAGCCGACCCGCGCCTCCAGGCCGGAGGACCGCGACCGTCGTGACACGCTGGGCCACGACGCCACGTGA
- a CDS encoding RluA family pseudouridine synthase, whose protein sequence is MSESRSLPVPDGLAGERVDAAIAKLLGFSRSFAADVVAAGGVRVDGVPVDKSDRLHADSWLEVEWTPKEPPRIVPAAVPGMTIVHDDEDIVVVDKPVGVAAHPSPGWDGPTVPGGLAAAGFTIATSGAAERAGIVHRLDVGTSGLMVVAKTELAYTHLKRAFKERTVEKVYHALAQGHPDPTSGTIDAPIGRHPSSDWKFAVTSEGKPSVTHYETLEAFRAATLLEVHLETGRTHQIRVHMAATRHPLVGDTMYGADPVLAAELGLTRQWLDAVRLGFDHPRTGEWVSFEAQYPDDLQAALEQIRSASL, encoded by the coding sequence GTGAGCGAATCGCGTTCTCTGCCCGTGCCCGACGGGCTCGCCGGTGAGCGTGTCGACGCAGCCATCGCGAAGCTCCTCGGTTTCAGCCGGTCGTTCGCCGCCGACGTCGTCGCCGCCGGTGGCGTCCGCGTCGACGGTGTGCCCGTCGACAAGTCGGACCGGCTGCACGCCGACTCCTGGCTCGAGGTCGAGTGGACCCCGAAGGAGCCGCCGCGCATCGTTCCGGCGGCCGTGCCGGGCATGACCATCGTGCACGACGACGAGGACATCGTCGTCGTGGACAAGCCCGTCGGCGTCGCCGCGCACCCCTCGCCGGGGTGGGACGGGCCGACCGTGCCCGGGGGCCTGGCCGCCGCCGGTTTCACGATCGCGACGTCCGGCGCCGCTGAACGTGCCGGGATCGTGCACCGGCTCGACGTCGGGACCTCGGGTCTGATGGTGGTCGCGAAGACCGAGCTGGCGTACACGCACCTCAAGCGGGCGTTCAAGGAGCGCACGGTCGAGAAGGTCTACCACGCACTCGCGCAGGGCCACCCCGATCCGACCTCGGGCACGATCGACGCCCCCATCGGCCGGCATCCCTCGAGCGATTGGAAGTTCGCGGTCACGTCGGAGGGCAAGCCGAGCGTCACCCACTACGAGACGCTCGAGGCCTTCCGCGCCGCGACCCTGCTCGAGGTGCACCTGGAGACCGGGCGCACCCACCAGATCCGGGTGCACATGGCGGCGACACGCCATCCGCTCGTCGGGGACACGATGTACGGCGCCGACCCGGTGCTGGCGGCCGAGCTCGGACTGACGCGCCAGTGGCTCGACGCGGTCCGGCTGGGCTTCGACCACCCCCGCACGGGCGAGTGGGTGTCGTTCGAGGCGCAGTACCCGGACGACCTGCAGGCAGCGCTCGAGCAGATCCGGAGCGCGTCGCTCTGA
- the dnaE gene encoding DNA polymerase III subunit alpha: protein MLDGAARLSDLVAETAAQGMPAVAVTDHGNMFGAFEFWKAAKAGGVKPIIGTEAYITPRTHRSDKTRVRWGDGGGDDVSGAGSYTHMTMFAENTTGMHNLFRLSSKASLEGYYFKPRMDIELLQEYHEGIIATTGCPSGEIQTRLRLGQYDEAVQAAADYRDIFGKENYFAEVMDHGLEIERRIMSDLIRLAKDLDIPLVGTNDLHYTHAHDAKSHAALLCVQSGSTLNDPNRFKFDADEFYLKTPAQMRHVFRDNLEACDNTLLIAERCNVEFDTSANYMPKFPVPEGETEHSWFEKEVAKGLEYRYPGGISKEVQDRADYEVGIINQMGFPGYFLVVADFINWSKNNGIRVGPGRGSGAGSMVAYAMRITDLDPIRHGLIFERFLNPDRVSMPDFDVDFDDRRRGEAIKYVTEKYGSERVAQIVTYGTIKAKQALKDSSRVLGFPFGMGEKLTKAMPPPVMGKDIPLTGIFDKDHPRYKEAVDVRTVVETDPEAKTVFDTALGLEGLKRQWGVHAAGVIMSSDPLIDIIPIMKREQDGQIVTQFDYPAAESLGLIKMDFLGLRNLTIISDALDNIKTNRGIELDLETMGLEDPEAYALLQRGDTLGVFQLDGGPMRGLLRLMKPDNFEDISALIALYRPGPMGANSHTNYALRKNGEQPITPIHPELEEPLKDIIGTTYGLIIYQEQVMAIAQKVAGFSLGQADILRRAMGKKKKSELDKQYAGFQQGMKDNGYSDAAIKTLWDILLPFSDYAFNKAHSAAYGVVSFWTAYLKAHYPAEYMAALLTSVGDARDKLALYLNECRRMGIKVMPPDVNESIGFFAAVGDDIRFGMGAIRNVGFNVVDDIVKARTEKGAFESFHDFLRKIPISSANKRTVESLIKAGAFDEFGDTRRALVEIHEGAVEGAVKVKRDEAHGNVGFDFDSLFAEAAEDAPSAAVSQVPDRPEWSKRDKLAFERDMLGLYVSDHPLAGLEIELAKHQSITIADLLTADDSIEGETVTVAGLLTSVQHRVAKTSGNPYGIVDIEDFGGQIGVMFLGKTYQEFGPSLVPDSIVVLRGRVNVRDDGKALHAVSMFQPNVGDAMGSGPLTLSLPERQATTSTVTELAAVLGRHQGDTEVRLKLLKDDVARTFELPFPVNLTPDLFGELKSLLGPRCLV, encoded by the coding sequence ATGCTCGACGGTGCCGCCAGGCTCTCCGACCTCGTGGCGGAGACCGCCGCGCAGGGGATGCCCGCCGTGGCGGTGACCGACCACGGCAACATGTTCGGCGCCTTCGAGTTCTGGAAGGCCGCCAAGGCCGGTGGCGTCAAACCGATCATCGGGACCGAGGCGTACATCACGCCCCGCACGCACCGCTCGGACAAGACCCGTGTGCGCTGGGGGGACGGCGGGGGCGACGACGTGTCCGGCGCCGGGTCGTACACGCACATGACGATGTTCGCCGAGAACACGACGGGCATGCACAACCTGTTCCGGCTGTCGTCCAAGGCGTCGCTCGAGGGCTACTACTTCAAGCCCCGCATGGACATCGAGCTCCTGCAGGAGTACCACGAGGGCATCATCGCCACCACGGGCTGCCCCTCGGGGGAGATCCAGACGCGCCTGCGCCTCGGCCAGTACGACGAAGCGGTGCAGGCGGCCGCCGACTACCGCGACATCTTCGGCAAGGAGAACTACTTCGCCGAGGTCATGGACCACGGCCTCGAGATCGAACGCCGGATCATGAGCGATCTGATCCGCCTGGCGAAGGACCTCGACATCCCGCTGGTCGGCACGAACGACCTGCACTACACGCACGCCCACGACGCCAAGTCGCACGCGGCACTGCTCTGCGTGCAGTCCGGCTCCACGCTCAACGACCCGAACCGCTTCAAGTTCGACGCCGACGAGTTCTACCTGAAGACCCCGGCGCAGATGCGGCACGTCTTCCGCGACAACCTCGAGGCCTGCGACAACACGCTGCTCATCGCGGAACGCTGCAACGTCGAGTTCGACACCTCGGCGAACTACATGCCGAAGTTCCCGGTGCCCGAAGGCGAGACCGAGCACTCCTGGTTCGAGAAAGAGGTCGCGAAGGGGCTGGAGTACCGGTACCCGGGAGGCATCTCGAAAGAGGTGCAGGACCGCGCCGACTACGAGGTCGGGATCATCAACCAGATGGGGTTCCCGGGCTACTTCCTGGTGGTCGCGGACTTCATCAACTGGTCGAAGAACAACGGCATCCGCGTCGGGCCGGGGCGTGGGTCCGGTGCCGGCTCGATGGTCGCGTACGCGATGCGCATCACCGACCTCGACCCCATCCGGCACGGCCTGATCTTCGAGCGGTTCCTCAACCCGGACCGCGTCTCGATGCCCGACTTCGACGTCGACTTCGACGACCGGCGCCGCGGTGAGGCGATCAAGTACGTCACCGAGAAGTACGGGTCGGAGCGCGTCGCGCAGATCGTCACGTACGGCACGATCAAGGCGAAGCAGGCGCTCAAGGACTCCTCGCGCGTCCTGGGGTTCCCGTTCGGCATGGGCGAGAAGCTCACGAAGGCGATGCCGCCGCCCGTGATGGGCAAGGACATCCCGCTCACCGGGATCTTCGACAAGGACCACCCGCGCTACAAGGAGGCCGTCGACGTCCGCACCGTGGTCGAGACCGACCCCGAGGCGAAGACCGTCTTCGACACGGCGCTCGGGCTCGAGGGGCTGAAGCGCCAGTGGGGCGTCCACGCTGCCGGCGTCATCATGTCGAGCGACCCGCTCATCGACATCATCCCGATCATGAAGCGGGAGCAGGACGGCCAGATCGTCACGCAGTTCGACTACCCGGCAGCGGAGTCGCTCGGCCTGATCAAGATGGACTTCCTGGGGCTCCGCAACCTCACGATCATCAGTGACGCCCTCGACAACATCAAGACGAACCGGGGGATCGAGCTCGACCTCGAGACCATGGGCCTCGAGGACCCCGAGGCCTACGCGCTCCTGCAGCGCGGCGACACCCTCGGCGTGTTCCAGCTCGACGGCGGGCCGATGCGCGGCCTGCTGCGTCTGATGAAGCCCGACAACTTCGAGGACATCTCCGCGCTCATCGCCCTGTACCGCCCGGGGCCCATGGGTGCGAACTCGCACACGAACTACGCGCTCCGCAAGAACGGCGAGCAGCCGATCACGCCGATCCACCCGGAGCTCGAGGAGCCCCTCAAGGACATCATCGGCACGACCTACGGCCTGATCATCTACCAGGAGCAGGTCATGGCCATCGCGCAGAAGGTCGCCGGGTTCTCCCTCGGCCAGGCGGACATCCTCCGCCGCGCGATGGGCAAGAAGAAGAAGTCCGAGCTCGACAAGCAGTACGCGGGCTTCCAGCAGGGCATGAAGGACAACGGGTACTCGGACGCGGCGATCAAGACGCTGTGGGACATCCTGCTGCCCTTCTCCGACTACGCGTTCAACAAGGCGCACTCGGCTGCCTACGGTGTGGTGTCCTTCTGGACCGCGTACCTCAAGGCGCACTACCCGGCCGAGTACATGGCGGCCCTGCTGACCTCGGTCGGTGACGCCCGCGACAAGCTCGCCCTGTACCTCAACGAGTGCCGCCGGATGGGCATCAAGGTGATGCCGCCGGACGTCAACGAGTCGATCGGCTTCTTCGCGGCGGTCGGCGACGACATCCGCTTCGGCATGGGTGCCATCCGCAACGTCGGGTTCAACGTCGTCGACGACATAGTCAAGGCCCGGACCGAGAAGGGCGCCTTCGAGTCGTTCCACGACTTCCTCCGCAAGATCCCGATCTCGTCGGCGAACAAGCGCACGGTCGAGTCGCTCATCAAGGCCGGTGCCTTCGACGAGTTCGGCGACACCAGACGTGCCCTGGTGGAGATCCACGAGGGCGCGGTCGAGGGCGCGGTCAAGGTCAAGCGCGACGAGGCCCACGGCAACGTCGGGTTCGACTTCGACTCGCTCTTCGCCGAGGCAGCTGAGGACGCCCCGAGCGCCGCGGTGTCCCAGGTGCCGGACCGACCGGAGTGGTCCAAGCGCGACAAGCTCGCGTTCGAGCGGGACATGCTCGGGCTCTACGTGTCCGACCACCCGCTCGCCGGGCTCGAGATCGAACTCGCGAAGCACCAGTCGATCACCATCGCCGACCTGCTCACCGCGGACGACTCGATCGAGGGCGAGACGGTCACCGTCGCCGGCCTGCTGACGAGCGTGCAGCACCGGGTGGCGAAGACGAGCGGCAACCCGTACGGCATCGTCGACATCGAGGACTTCGGCGGCCAGATCGGCGTGATGTTCCTGGGCAAGACGTACCAGGAGTTCGGCCCGTCCCTGGTGCCCGACTCGATCGTCGTCCTGCGCGGCCGCGTCAACGTCCGCGACGACGGCAAGGCCCTGCACGCGGTGAGCATGTTCCAGCCGAACGTCGGCGACGCGATGGGTTCCGGCCCGCTCACCCTGTCCCTGCCCGAACGCCAGGCCACGACGAGCACGGTGACGGAACTCGCCGCCGTGCTCGGCCGCCACCAGGGTGACACCGAGGTCCGGCTGAAGCTGCTCAAGGACGACGTCGCGCGCACCTTCGAGCTGCCCTTCCCGGTGAACCTGACCCCCGACCTGTTCGGCGAGCTGAAGAGCCTGCTCGGACCCCGCTGCCTGGTATAG
- a CDS encoding DUF2200 domain-containing protein, producing the protein MAGHRIFGTPVADVYGHYLAKVERKGHTKAELDTVIEWLTGFGDRALAQHLADRTTFEDFFAGAHLNPNAPLITGVICGVRIEELDDPLMRQIRYLDKLVDEVAKGRPMVKILRTA; encoded by the coding sequence ATGGCCGGTCACCGGATCTTCGGGACGCCCGTCGCGGACGTCTACGGGCACTACCTGGCGAAGGTGGAGCGGAAGGGCCACACGAAGGCGGAGCTCGACACCGTCATCGAGTGGTTGACCGGCTTCGGCGACCGGGCGCTCGCGCAGCACCTGGCCGACCGGACCACGTTCGAGGACTTCTTCGCCGGCGCGCACCTCAACCCGAACGCCCCGCTCATCACCGGGGTGATCTGCGGGGTGCGGATCGAGGAGCTCGACGACCCGCTCATGCGGCAGATCCGGTACCTCGACAAGCTCGTCGACGAGGTCGCCAAGGGCCGGCCGATGGTGAAGATCCTGCGGACGGCGTGA
- a CDS encoding phosphotransferase gives MTDGQPAPHVLRAFGVHDRPIERLGGGRGRTWRAGDVVLRPSGDRLEARWRSATLARLVHTAGFRTPRPVAATSGDWVVDAGASVSTGDDGWEAWRWVDGRTDPTRVDEVIAAGAAFHRAIAHLPRPEFLDHRDEPWSRADRMAWGGTALPDEPTLDRLAATFRPVTSPSQLVHGDLLGNVLFTPGEPPTVFDWAPYWRPAGFGAAIAAVDAVCWHGVDASRLGVLGSDVAEWPQLLVRALAFRIATLHLLDAWDPDQTARHRPVVDAVVQHAAGTLEAS, from the coding sequence GTGACCGACGGCCAGCCGGCGCCGCACGTCCTCCGGGCGTTCGGCGTGCACGACCGGCCGATCGAGCGCCTCGGCGGCGGGCGGGGACGCACGTGGCGCGCCGGGGACGTCGTCCTCCGCCCGTCCGGTGACCGCCTGGAGGCCCGGTGGCGGTCCGCCACGTTGGCGCGGCTCGTCCACACGGCCGGGTTCCGGACGCCGCGCCCGGTCGCCGCCACGTCGGGGGACTGGGTCGTGGACGCCGGCGCCAGCGTCAGCACCGGTGACGACGGTTGGGAAGCCTGGCGGTGGGTCGACGGTCGCACCGACCCCACGCGCGTGGACGAGGTGATCGCCGCGGGTGCCGCGTTCCACCGCGCGATCGCCCACCTGCCACGCCCCGAGTTCCTCGACCACCGCGACGAGCCCTGGAGTCGGGCGGACCGCATGGCCTGGGGCGGAACAGCCCTGCCCGACGAGCCGACGCTGGACCGCCTGGCGGCGACGTTCCGGCCGGTGACGTCCCCGTCGCAGCTCGTCCACGGCGACCTGCTCGGCAACGTGCTCTTCACGCCGGGGGAGCCGCCCACGGTGTTCGACTGGGCACCGTACTGGCGCCCGGCGGGCTTCGGCGCAGCGATCGCCGCGGTCGATGCGGTGTGCTGGCACGGGGTCGACGCGAGTCGGCTCGGCGTGCTCGGCTCCGACGTCGCGGAGTGGCCGCAGCTGCTCGTCCGTGCGCTGGCGTTCCGGATCGCCACGCTGCACCTGCTCGACGCGTGGGACCCCGACCAGACGGCTCGCCACCGGCCCGTGGTCGACGCGGTCGTGCAGCACGCCGCCGGTACGCTGGAGGCCTCATGA
- the hisD gene encoding histidinol dehydrogenase: MMHRIDLRGGLPARAELLRLMPRAAGDVTHAVDAARELIEDVRHRGAAALHDQAERFDGGAPANVRVPAAEITAAVAGLTPEVRAALDEAIRRVRAASAAQIPAPSVTTLADGAEVHQRWQPMRRVGLYVPGGKAVYPSSVVMNVVAAQVAGVPSIALVSPPQRDHGGAVHPTILAAAGLLGVDEVYAMGGAGAVGALAYGVAEIDLEPVDLVTGPGNNYVAAAKRLVRGVVGIDSEAGATEILVIADDTADAGFVAADLISQAEHDEQAGSVLVTTSAAFADAVEEAIPERTAVLGTAARLQAALDGPQSAIVLVDSLSDAATVSNAYGPEHLEIQTVDDDAVLADIDAAGAVFVGPTTPVSLGDYLAGSNHVLPTGGQARFGSGLSASTFLRPQQIVRYTPEALAEVAPHIVALSTEEQLPAHGAAVTERTNR; encoded by the coding sequence ATGATGCATCGAATCGACCTCCGCGGCGGCCTCCCCGCCCGTGCCGAACTCCTCCGACTCATGCCCCGCGCCGCGGGTGACGTGACGCACGCGGTCGACGCTGCGCGCGAGTTGATCGAGGACGTCCGACACCGCGGGGCCGCGGCCCTGCACGACCAGGCCGAGCGCTTCGACGGCGGGGCCCCTGCGAACGTCCGGGTCCCCGCTGCCGAGATCACCGCCGCCGTGGCCGGGCTCACCCCCGAGGTCCGAGCGGCACTGGACGAGGCCATCCGCCGCGTCCGGGCCGCGAGTGCCGCGCAGATCCCCGCCCCGTCCGTGACCACACTTGCCGACGGCGCCGAGGTCCACCAGCGCTGGCAGCCGATGCGCCGCGTGGGGCTCTACGTGCCCGGTGGCAAGGCCGTCTACCCGTCCAGCGTCGTGATGAACGTCGTCGCAGCCCAGGTCGCGGGCGTGCCCTCGATCGCCCTCGTGTCGCCGCCGCAGCGCGACCACGGCGGAGCGGTGCACCCGACGATCCTCGCCGCGGCGGGGCTCCTCGGCGTCGACGAGGTCTACGCGATGGGCGGCGCCGGAGCCGTCGGCGCTCTGGCGTACGGCGTCGCCGAGATCGACCTCGAGCCGGTCGACCTGGTCACCGGGCCGGGCAACAACTACGTCGCCGCCGCGAAGCGACTGGTGCGCGGTGTGGTGGGCATCGACTCCGAGGCCGGCGCGACCGAGATCCTCGTGATCGCGGACGACACCGCCGACGCCGGGTTCGTGGCCGCCGACCTCATTAGCCAGGCCGAGCACGACGAGCAGGCCGGCAGCGTGCTGGTGACGACGTCCGCGGCGTTCGCCGACGCGGTGGAGGAGGCCATCCCGGAGCGCACGGCGGTGCTCGGGACGGCTGCGCGCCTCCAGGCCGCCCTGGACGGACCGCAGTCCGCGATCGTCCTGGTGGACTCGCTGAGCGACGCGGCGACCGTGAGCAACGCCTACGGACCGGAACACCTCGAGATCCAGACGGTCGACGACGACGCGGTGCTGGCCGACATCGACGCCGCCGGCGCGGTGTTCGTCGGGCCGACCACGCCGGTGAGCCTGGGGGACTACCTGGCCGGGTCCAACCACGTGCTGCCGACCGGCGGCCAGGCCCGCTTCGGGTCCGGGCTGTCCGCGTCGACGTTCCTGCGACCCCAGCAGATCGTCCGGTACACGCCCGAGGCCCTGGCCGAGGTCGCGCCGCACATCGTCGCCCTGTCCACCGAGGAGCAGCTCCCCGCGCACGGGGCCGCCGTGACGGAGCGCACGAACCGATAG
- the nrdR gene encoding transcriptional regulator NrdR: MFCPFCRHPDSRVVDSRTSDDGTSIRRRRQCPNCGRRFSTTETASLNVVKRNGVTEPFSRDKIVSGVRKACQGRPVTDGDLAVLAQRVEETVRSSGSSQIDANDIGLAILAPLRELDEVAYLRFASVYQAFDSLEDFEDAIGQLRRDHHTASDTAAGSSTPSGTRA, translated from the coding sequence ATGTTCTGCCCCTTCTGCCGCCACCCGGACTCCCGCGTCGTCGACTCACGGACGAGCGACGACGGAACCTCCATCCGCCGCCGTCGACAGTGCCCCAACTGCGGTCGACGGTTCTCGACCACCGAGACCGCGTCGCTCAACGTCGTGAAGCGCAACGGTGTCACCGAGCCGTTCAGCCGCGACAAGATCGTCTCCGGCGTGCGCAAAGCGTGCCAGGGGCGCCCGGTCACCGACGGTGACCTGGCCGTGCTCGCACAGCGCGTCGAGGAGACCGTACGGTCCTCCGGATCGAGCCAGATCGACGCGAACGACATCGGCCTCGCGATCCTCGCGCCCCTGCGGGAGCTCGACGAGGTCGCCTACCTGCGGTTCGCGAGCGTGTACCAGGCGTTCGACTCGCTCGAGGACTTCGAGGACGCCATCGGCCAGCTCCGCCGCGACCACCACACGGCGTCCGACACGGCCGCCGGGTCGTCCACACCGTCCGGCACGCGCGCGTGA
- a CDS encoding quinone-dependent dihydroorotate dehydrogenase has translation MSGIAERIVRGGYRVVFRSVFANMDPERAHHLAFAVIAGLPRVPFLSGVVERFCRPAAADGVTTMGIHFPSRFGLAAGFDKDARGIAGLGLLGFGHVEVGTITAKPQPGNERPRLFRLIGDRALINRMGFNNHGAAAAARRLERARRNPGRPVIGVNIGKSRVVSVEDAIDDYLESTRRLATFADYLAVNVSSPNTPGLRGLQEIDQLRPLLSAVRDAAGRTPVLVKIAPDLTDEQIDAIAGLAVELGLAGVIANNTTISRDGLTADPSDVEAMGAGGLSGAPLAARSLEVLRRVRAAVPADFCVIAVGGVTTEQDVQDRIDAGATLVQGYTAFLYEGPTWAARINRLRRRRLRRAAR, from the coding sequence GTGAGCGGCATCGCCGAACGCATCGTGCGCGGCGGCTACCGCGTCGTGTTCCGGTCCGTGTTCGCGAACATGGACCCGGAACGTGCCCACCACCTGGCGTTCGCCGTGATCGCGGGGCTGCCTCGCGTGCCCTTCCTGAGCGGGGTCGTCGAACGCTTCTGCCGTCCCGCAGCGGCCGACGGCGTCACCACGATGGGCATCCACTTCCCGTCGCGCTTCGGCCTGGCGGCAGGGTTCGACAAGGACGCCCGCGGCATCGCCGGTCTCGGCCTGCTCGGCTTCGGCCACGTCGAGGTCGGCACCATCACCGCCAAGCCGCAGCCCGGCAACGAGCGCCCGCGCCTGTTCCGGCTGATCGGCGACCGCGCCCTGATCAACCGCATGGGCTTCAACAACCACGGCGCCGCTGCGGCCGCCCGACGCCTCGAGCGTGCCCGCCGCAACCCCGGTCGCCCCGTCATCGGCGTGAACATCGGCAAGAGCCGGGTCGTCTCCGTCGAGGACGCCATCGACGACTACCTCGAGTCCACCCGTCGGCTCGCGACGTTCGCGGACTACCTGGCGGTCAACGTCAGCTCGCCGAACACGCCCGGTCTGCGCGGACTGCAGGAAATCGACCAGCTCCGACCGCTGCTGTCCGCGGTGCGTGACGCCGCCGGCCGGACTCCGGTGCTCGTCAAGATCGCACCGGACCTGACCGACGAGCAGATCGACGCGATCGCGGGCCTCGCGGTCGAGCTCGGCCTGGCCGGGGTGATCGCCAACAACACGACGATCTCCCGCGACGGGCTGACCGCGGATCCGTCCGACGTCGAGGCGATGGGTGCCGGGGGACTCTCCGGTGCGCCGCTCGCCGCCCGCTCGCTCGAGGTGCTGCGTCGCGTCCGCGCCGCGGTGCCCGCCGACTTCTGCGTCATCGCCGTCGGTGGTGTGACCACCGAGCAGGACGTGCAGGACCGCATCGACGCCGGAGCCACGCTCGTGCAGGGCTACACGGCGTTCCTCTACGAGGGACCGACCTGGGCGGCGCGCATCAACCGGCTGCGCCGTCGGCGGCTGCGCCGCGCCGCGCGGTAG
- a CDS encoding DUF3043 domain-containing protein: MAKAAPKTNTTVDPTEAELLERGKGRPTPSRREREAANRRPLVGNTPVDKKAARARLNSERERARVGMANGEERYLPAKDRGEQRRFVRDWIDARWNVGEVMMPVLVLFLIVGFAAAQTVIASYSLLLVWAFVALFIIDCVVLWLSLRRKLTTKFGEFQRGTFLYILTRAWQLRFLRLPKPQVRRGQYPTL, encoded by the coding sequence GTGGCGAAGGCAGCCCCCAAGACCAACACGACCGTCGACCCGACCGAGGCCGAGCTCCTCGAGCGGGGCAAGGGCCGCCCCACGCCGTCCCGCCGCGAGCGAGAGGCAGCGAACCGCCGCCCCCTCGTGGGCAACACGCCGGTCGACAAGAAGGCCGCCCGCGCGCGTCTCAACTCCGAGCGCGAGCGTGCCCGGGTCGGCATGGCCAACGGCGAGGAGCGCTACCTGCCGGCGAAGGACCGCGGTGAGCAGCGACGTTTCGTCCGCGACTGGATCGACGCCCGATGGAACGTCGGCGAGGTCATGATGCCCGTGCTCGTGCTGTTCCTGATCGTCGGGTTCGCTGCCGCGCAGACCGTGATCGCGTCCTACTCGCTCCTGCTGGTGTGGGCGTTCGTGGCGCTGTTCATCATCGACTGCGTGGTGCTGTGGCTGTCGCTCCGCCGCAAGCTCACCACCAAGTTCGGCGAGTTCCAGCGCGGCACGTTCCTCTACATCCTCACGCGGGCGTGGCAGCTGCGCTTCCTGCGGCTGCCGAAGCCCCAGGTCCGGCGTGGGCAGTACCCCACGCTCTAG